The Candidatus Paceibacterota bacterium genome includes the window TGCCGCAAAAAAATTCCTAGAGAAAGGAGATAAGATACGAATAGAAATGAGGCTTAAAGGAAGACAAAAAGGACTAACTGACTTTGCCAAAGAAAAAGCCGGAAAATTTATTGAAATTTTAAAAGAATTAACGCCAATAAAAATAGAAAGAGAGATTAAAATAGAGCCAAGAGGAATTACTTCTGTTATCTCTTCAGAACCAAAAAAAAATGAAGCCAAAAACTAGAAAATCAATATCAAAAAGGTTTAAAATAACAGGCACTGGAAAGGTCTTAAGAAGAGCTGCCGGACAAGATCACAACAGAGCTAAAAAAACAGGGAAAGCAATCAGAAAAAAAAGAAAATGGGTTACTGTTTCCGTTCCCGAAGCAAAAAAAATTAAAAAAATAATAAAATACTAAAATGGCAAGAGTAAAAAGGGGAAAAACAGCAAACAAAAGAAGAAAGAATACCTTAAAGCACACTAAGGGTTTTAAGTGGGGAAGAAAATCAAAATTTAAGCAAGCCAAAGAAGCCCTTCTGCACGCTTTTGTCTATTCATACAGAGATAGAAGGAATAAAAAAAGGGACATGAGATCTCTTTGGCAGATAAAGATTAACGCCGCTTGCAAAAAAAACGACCTTTCTTACAGTAAATTTATCCACGCTTTAAAAGAGAATAAAATAGAACTGGACAGAAAAGTACTTGCCGATATTGCCCAAAATAATCCTGAAATTTTCAAGAAAGTTCTTGAGAAAGTAAAATAGAAACATATTCACATATTTTAAAAAACGCCCCTTTATCAATGGGCGTTTTTTAAATACTCTATTTGCTATTTTCGCTTATAAAAGAAACTAGCTCTTTTTTCTTTTCTTCTAAAAGTTCCTCTGAATCGGCCTCTATTGTAAGGCGCAAAAGAGGCTCGGTTTGAGAAGCTCTCACATTAAACCAAAAAGAGTCATATTCAACAGTTACTCCGTCAAGATAATCCTGCTTTCCGTCAAAATACCTCTCCTTTATTTTCTCTAAAATCTCTTCTTTGTTTTGGACCTTGAAGTTAATTTCCGATGATTTGGCATAGAGAGTAAATTCTTTTACAATTTCTGAAACAGGCATATTTTTTTCAGAGCAAAGAGAAAGAAGGATTAAATAAGCCATTACCCCTGAATCAAGATAAAAATTATCCCTAAAGCAATAATGCCCCGAAAGCTCTCCTCCCATTATTCCCCTTTCTTTTAATATCCCTTCTCTGACATTAATAAAACCGACAGCCGTTCTTATTGGAATCCCTTTCCATTTTGAAATAAGCTCGGGAACGGCTTTTGAGCAAATAAGATTGTATGAAACAGCAAAACCGGGCTCTTTTTCAAGAAGAAACTTTGCAAGAAGAAGAAGCGAAACGTCGGCACTTATAAAATTGCCTTTTTCGTCAAGCATAAAAATCCTGTCCCCGTCCCCGTCAAACATAAAACCGACATTTGCCTTTTCCTCTTTTATCTTTTCTTTTATTTTTTTATTAGCACCCTCAAAAAGAGGATTCGGACTTCTTGAAGGAAAATTTCCGTTTGGTTCAAAGTTCATCGGAATCAAAGAAATAGGAATTCTTTTTGAAACTTTGGAAATAATATCTCCCATTGCCCCATTGCCAATGTCAATTACAACTTTTAGCGGCTTTATTTTTTTTGGCTCAATAAAAGAAAAAATATGGCTTAAAAAATCTTCTTCAAATTCAATTTCTTCAATTTTTCCTTCTTCATTTTCTTCAAATGGCATTTCCTGTTTGAAAAACTCTGAAATATCGCTACCTCTGACAATTGAAATATCATTATCTTTATTAAGAATCATCTTAAAGCCGTTATATTCTTTCGGATTATGGCTTGCCGTAATCATTATTCCAGCGTCATATTTGTAATTGCCAACTGCAAAATAAAGGCATTCCGTAGGGGCAAGTTTTAGCGAATAAACATTTACTCCTTTTTTTATTAGTCCCTTTACAAGGGCTTTATAGAGAGTAACGGAAGAAAGGCGGGCGTCATAAGCGACAGCTATGCTTTTTGCTTTTGAAAAAGAAGCAAAAACCAGCCCTAGTTTATAGGCAAAATCAGCATCAAAATCCTCTTCAAAAATACCCCTTATATCGTATGATTTAAAAATAGATGGGTTGACTAACATCGTTTTTTATTATAACATAAAGAACAATTATGAAAAGATATGAATTGACATTTTTAATAGCCCCCGAAACATCGGAAGAAGAAAGGGAGGGTTATTTTCAAAAAATAAGCGAGTTTATAACAAAAGAAGACGGAACGATTGAAGAAATAAAAAAACCGATAAGAAAAAGAATGGGGGTTGCTGTCTCGGAGAGAAAAGAAGCATTTCTCGCCACTTTATTTTTTACTCTTAATCCCGAAAAAACAGAAAAATTAAAGCAATTTTTAGAAGGAGAAAAAAATATCATAAGGCACATAATTGTCAAAAAAAAGGAGAATGCAATCTTTAAAAAATCCAGCCCAAAGGCGGAGTTAAAAGAAATAGATAAAAAAATAGATGAAATATTAAAAATAGGCGAATAAGAGTATTTTATGGGCAAATACCATAGAACATCTTTTTCACCCCTCTTTTTATGAATTTAAACAAAGTTTTTTTAGTAGGACGACTAACAAGAAAACCCGAACTTAGAACCACTCCTTCCGGCCAAACGGTCTGTTCTTTCGGACTTGCTACAAACAGGGTTTGGAATAATCCTCAGACAAAAGAACGGCAAGAACAAACTGAATTTCACAACATAGTTCTTTGGAGACGGCTTGCCGAAATCGCCTCCCAATACCTTGATAAAGGAAGTCTTGTTCTTATAGAAGGACGCCTTCAGACAAGAAGCTGGGACGACCAATCAGGAGTAAAAAAATATAGAACAGAAATAATAGGGGAAAATATCCAAATGGGGCCAAAATCAGGAGTTCCTTCGTCAAATCCAAATCCAATTACTCAAGATAAAAACGAAGAAATTCCAATTATAGAAGAAGAAAAGGAAGAAGAAATAGACATATCTCAAATTCCATTTTAAAAAATAAAAAATATGAATTGCCACTTTTGCCAGAGAAACATAAAAGAAATTGATTATAAAAATACTGATACCTTAAAAAGGTTTATTTCCGCTTTGGGAAAAATCAGGCCCAGAAAAAAAACAAATCTTTGCGCGACTCACCAAAGACAGCTTTCCCGATCAGTTAAGAGAGCAAGGCATATGGGACTGCTTTCAGCAACAGAAAAATAGTTTTAATTTTTAAAAATAGTCAAACAAAAAAAGGAGGTTCTGCCTCCTTTTTGTTTTTAATAAATTACATTTCTTCCGTCTTCTTTATAATCTCTTTTTTAATCGCTTTTGCAATATTGGGATTTTCCTTCAGATACTTTTTTGCCCCTTCCATTCCCTGTCCTATTTTTTCTCCGTTGTATTCATACCAAGAACCCGATTTTTTAACAACGTCGAACTTTGCTCCTGTATTAACAAGGTCCGCATAAGATGAAATTCCTTCGTTATAGTAAATATCAAACTCTGTTACTTTAAAAGGAGCCGCCACTTTATTCTTGACTATCTTTGCCT containing:
- the rpmI gene encoding 50S ribosomal protein L35 produces the protein MKPKTRKSISKRFKITGTGKVLRRAAGQDHNRAKKTGKAIRKKRKWVTVSVPEAKKIKKIIKY
- the rplT gene encoding 50S ribosomal protein L20; the encoded protein is MARVKRGKTANKRRKNTLKHTKGFKWGRKSKFKQAKEALLHAFVYSYRDRRNKKRDMRSLWQIKINAACKKNDLSYSKFIHALKENKIELDRKVLADIAQNNPEIFKKVLEKVK
- the manB gene encoding phosphomannomutase/phosphoglucomutase (converts mannose-6-phosphate to mannose-1-phosphate; the resulting product is then converted to GDP-mannose by ManC which is then used in the synthesis of mannose-containing glycoconjugates that are important for mediating entry into host cells) is translated as MLVNPSIFKSYDIRGIFEEDFDADFAYKLGLVFASFSKAKSIAVAYDARLSSVTLYKALVKGLIKKGVNVYSLKLAPTECLYFAVGNYKYDAGIMITASHNPKEYNGFKMILNKDNDISIVRGSDISEFFKQEMPFEENEEGKIEEIEFEEDFLSHIFSFIEPKKIKPLKVVIDIGNGAMGDIISKVSKRIPISLIPMNFEPNGNFPSRSPNPLFEGANKKIKEKIKEEKANVGFMFDGDGDRIFMLDEKGNFISADVSLLLLAKFLLEKEPGFAVSYNLICSKAVPELISKWKGIPIRTAVGFINVREGILKERGIMGGELSGHYCFRDNFYLDSGVMAYLILLSLCSEKNMPVSEIVKEFTLYAKSSEINFKVQNKEEILEKIKERYFDGKQDYLDGVTVEYDSFWFNVRASQTEPLLRLTIEADSEELLEEKKKELVSFISENSK
- the rpsF gene encoding 30S ribosomal protein S6, whose amino-acid sequence is MKRYELTFLIAPETSEEEREGYFQKISEFITKEDGTIEEIKKPIRKRMGVAVSERKEAFLATLFFTLNPEKTEKLKQFLEGEKNIIRHIIVKKKENAIFKKSSPKAELKEIDKKIDEILKIGE
- a CDS encoding single-stranded DNA-binding protein yields the protein MNLNKVFLVGRLTRKPELRTTPSGQTVCSFGLATNRVWNNPQTKERQEQTEFHNIVLWRRLAEIASQYLDKGSLVLIEGRLQTRSWDDQSGVKKYRTEIIGENIQMGPKSGVPSSNPNPITQDKNEEIPIIEEEKEEEIDISQIPF
- the rpsR gene encoding 30S ribosomal protein S18, with product MNCHFCQRNIKEIDYKNTDTLKRFISALGKIRPRKKTNLCATHQRQLSRSVKRARHMGLLSATEK